Proteins from one Mycobacterium sp. HUMS_12744610 genomic window:
- a CDS encoding GntR family transcriptional regulator produces the protein MQFGQIDRQKDAAPYEQIAQMLRHAITSRQLAPGERLPTETKLAEQFGVARMTVRRAVQELRDEGLLVPASGRGLAVRAVPPIREPWPQEPGYPTEVTVPNFNLWGDVAPLIAQAENIRTRMYVLSGDLHTDVGWLAGDPVVAATLLGTLAGVGLAEADVLGALASRLHLHIPDLDQANELTSAVKAAVQAFTEACGAAQSAADAIRRYELANRDLPTVNTPEPSSEVDD, from the coding sequence GTGCAGTTTGGTCAGATTGACCGCCAGAAGGATGCGGCTCCGTACGAACAGATCGCGCAGATGTTGCGACACGCGATTACGTCGCGCCAACTGGCGCCTGGTGAGCGACTGCCTACGGAGACGAAACTCGCTGAACAGTTTGGCGTCGCGAGGATGACGGTCAGGCGAGCAGTGCAGGAACTCCGCGATGAGGGCCTTCTAGTGCCGGCCTCGGGCCGTGGACTCGCTGTCAGGGCGGTGCCTCCAATCAGAGAACCGTGGCCTCAGGAACCCGGTTACCCAACCGAAGTGACAGTGCCAAATTTCAATCTCTGGGGAGATGTCGCACCGCTGATCGCCCAGGCCGAGAATATCCGTACGCGGATGTATGTCTTGTCCGGCGATCTCCACACCGACGTTGGCTGGCTGGCGGGTGATCCGGTAGTCGCGGCCACGCTCCTCGGAACTCTTGCCGGTGTCGGATTGGCAGAAGCGGACGTACTAGGTGCTCTGGCGTCGCGTCTCCACTTGCATATCCCCGATCTCGATCAGGCTAACGAACTTACCAGCGCAGTAAAGGCTGCGGTGCAAGCATTTACCGAAGCTTGCGGTGCTGCACAATCTGCGGCGGACGCAATACGGCGTTACGAGTTGGCAAACAGAGACTTGCCGACTGTAAATACACCTGAACCGTCGTCGGAGGTCGACGACTAG
- a CDS encoding IS1380 family transposase, translating into MQATTDWSKNVRVEVRGDDVVGHAGNVIPRLLADNLGLTSGLSSVLSRPEVTHDRGAVLRDVAVSIAGGAQNLAGTAVLRDQHRLFQAVASVPTMWRSLGEIDEQSITEVTAVRNKVRSRVWEAIEARHGAIPASQTCYGDLGDTIVIRIDASLIQSHSDKQHAAGNFKGGFGFHPLLAWCDNTGELLAVIARAGNAGSNTAADHIAIIDAAIAAIPAKWRRKLLVTIDGAGSSHAVVEHLEKLNARPGMSVGYSVGFDLDERVRVAIGQMPDAGWQAALDATGAARDDAQVAELTGLLRHSTGGDRLVGWPAGMRILVRREEIEHGTQLSLFEQLAGYRYQVLATSTAGGQPQRLEARHRVHARVEGFIRTGKDTGLARWPSHSFAINTAWVTAVAIAIDLLCWMRLLLLDGPLAKAEPATLRYRLLHAAARLIKRSRYLILRIPQTWPWAQEFADALNRVRAIP; encoded by the coding sequence ATGCAGGCTACTACGGATTGGTCGAAGAATGTCCGAGTTGAGGTCCGTGGCGACGACGTGGTCGGGCACGCCGGTAACGTGATACCCCGGTTGCTGGCCGACAATCTGGGTTTGACCAGCGGTTTGTCGTCGGTGCTGTCGCGCCCAGAAGTCACCCACGACCGAGGCGCGGTGTTGCGCGATGTGGCGGTATCGATCGCCGGCGGCGCGCAGAACCTGGCCGGCACCGCGGTGCTGCGCGATCAGCACCGGTTGTTTCAGGCGGTGGCGTCGGTTCCGACGATGTGGCGGTCCCTGGGCGAGATCGACGAGCAGAGCATCACCGAGGTCACGGCCGTGCGCAACAAGGTCCGCTCTCGGGTGTGGGAGGCGATCGAGGCCCGCCACGGTGCGATCCCGGCTTCGCAGACCTGCTATGGGGACCTCGGGGACACGATCGTGATCCGCATCGACGCGTCGCTGATTCAGTCGCACAGCGATAAGCAGCACGCCGCAGGCAATTTCAAAGGCGGGTTTGGCTTCCACCCGCTGTTGGCGTGGTGTGACAACACCGGCGAACTGCTGGCGGTGATCGCCCGTGCAGGCAACGCCGGCTCGAACACCGCGGCCGATCATATCGCGATCATCGACGCCGCGATCGCGGCGATCCCGGCCAAGTGGCGCCGCAAGTTGCTGGTCACCATCGACGGCGCGGGTTCAAGCCACGCCGTCGTCGAACACCTGGAGAAACTCAATGCCCGGCCGGGGATGTCAGTGGGCTACTCGGTCGGATTCGACCTCGATGAGCGGGTCCGGGTCGCGATCGGCCAGATGCCCGATGCGGGATGGCAAGCCGCACTGGATGCCACCGGAGCGGCCCGTGACGACGCCCAGGTCGCCGAGTTGACCGGGCTGCTGCGCCACAGCACCGGAGGGGATCGGCTGGTCGGCTGGCCGGCCGGCATGCGCATCCTGGTGCGGCGCGAAGAAATCGAACACGGCACCCAGTTGTCATTGTTCGAGCAGCTGGCCGGCTACCGCTACCAGGTCCTCGCCACCTCGACTGCCGGTGGACAACCCCAGCGACTGGAAGCCCGCCACCGCGTCCACGCCCGGGTGGAGGGCTTCATCCGCACCGGCAAAGACACCGGCCTGGCCCGCTGGCCCTCACACTCGTTCGCCATCAACACCGCTTGGGTCACCGCCGTCGCGATCGCCATCGACCTGCTGTGCTGGATGCGACTGCTACTCCTGGACGGCCCACTGGCCAAAGCCGAACCCGCCACCCTGCGCTACCGGCTGCTGCACGCCGCGGCCCGGCTGATCAAACGATCCCGCTACCTGATCCTGCGGATCCCCCAAACCTGGCCCTGGGCACAAGAATTCGCCGACGCCCTCAACAGGGTCCGCGCCATACCCTGA
- a CDS encoding DEAD/DEAH box helicase family protein — protein sequence MTRPVESLLPPKPEARLRIYAYSIEDEAHAGLLKIGQTTQDVKTRVAQQLKTAAIKNYTIRLDESAERGDGTTFSDHRVRERLKAKGFINTELEWVACTVADVATVITELQTGKAYTGTHHETFRPRPEQNAAVDKAHSYFQSIWSEDDKAVPRFLWNAKMRFGKTFATYQLAKKLDTRKVLVVTFKPAVEDAWQNDLESHVDFEGWQYLSKATGTDPTTADKARPLVYFGSFQDLLGKDKAGNIKAKNAWLHETNWDLVVFDEYHFGAWRDSAQELFEGEDDSEAKKETAAEYNSDLDVFNEELDELGESESDFLPITTRGYLYLSGTPFRALATGEFIEEQIFNWTYTDEQRAKQQWAQNHPGKWNPYGALPEMRLLTYRMPDELLAIAAEGEFDEFDLNAFFAASSVGAAAQFTHKDSVQKWLDIIRGAYSATQVDNLKLGAKKPPFPYSDVRLLPYLNHSFWFLPSVASCHAMANLIAEKQNTFFHDYKVLTVAGPGAGVGLAALPPVRAAIGNGHDTKTITLSCGKLTTGVTVPQWSSILMLRNLKSPETYFQAAFRVQSPWSIKNPNGDDPNVEFTLKPVCYVFDFAPTRALRQIAEYGVGLRPEAANPEEAVKELVCFLPVLAYDGSYMVAVDAGAILDTAMTGTSATLLARKWESALLVNVDNETLPQNFTVARVLLWRSAGRQLCRGFEAGGRRRRRVSCGDAGSFIPGVVTPFLGSRGHRGLWVRVWRGPC from the coding sequence ATGACTAGGCCCGTCGAATCCCTTCTACCGCCGAAACCCGAAGCTCGCCTTCGGATTTACGCGTACTCAATCGAAGACGAAGCCCACGCTGGATTGCTCAAAATCGGTCAGACGACGCAGGACGTGAAGACTCGCGTCGCGCAGCAGCTGAAAACTGCTGCGATCAAGAACTACACCATCCGTCTCGATGAGTCGGCAGAGCGCGGCGACGGCACGACGTTCAGTGATCACCGTGTGCGGGAACGGCTTAAGGCGAAAGGCTTCATCAATACAGAGTTAGAGTGGGTCGCTTGCACGGTCGCCGATGTCGCGACAGTGATTACCGAGTTGCAAACCGGTAAGGCATATACGGGAACCCACCACGAGACCTTTAGGCCGCGGCCCGAACAGAATGCCGCCGTCGATAAGGCACACTCCTACTTTCAGTCGATCTGGTCTGAGGATGATAAGGCCGTCCCCCGCTTCCTCTGGAACGCCAAAATGCGGTTCGGCAAGACGTTCGCAACTTATCAACTCGCGAAAAAGCTCGATACCCGCAAAGTCTTGGTGGTGACCTTCAAGCCGGCGGTTGAGGACGCCTGGCAGAACGATTTGGAGTCTCATGTCGATTTCGAGGGCTGGCAGTACTTATCGAAGGCGACCGGCACCGATCCCACCACAGCTGATAAGGCGCGCCCGCTCGTCTACTTCGGATCGTTTCAGGATCTACTGGGCAAGGACAAGGCCGGCAATATCAAGGCGAAGAACGCCTGGCTACACGAGACCAATTGGGATCTAGTTGTTTTCGACGAGTACCACTTTGGCGCGTGGCGTGACAGCGCGCAGGAACTGTTCGAAGGCGAAGATGACTCCGAGGCCAAGAAAGAGACGGCAGCTGAGTACAACTCCGATCTCGATGTGTTTAACGAAGAACTCGATGAGTTGGGCGAGAGCGAGTCCGATTTCCTACCGATAACCACCAGAGGTTACCTCTATCTTTCCGGTACACCATTCCGAGCTCTAGCGACCGGCGAATTTATTGAAGAACAAATCTTTAATTGGACCTACACGGACGAGCAGCGCGCCAAACAGCAATGGGCGCAGAATCATCCGGGGAAGTGGAACCCGTACGGCGCGTTGCCAGAAATGCGGCTGCTGACCTATCGGATGCCCGATGAATTGCTGGCGATCGCCGCCGAGGGCGAGTTCGACGAGTTCGACCTCAATGCGTTCTTCGCTGCAAGCAGCGTCGGCGCTGCGGCGCAGTTCACGCATAAGGACAGCGTGCAGAAGTGGCTCGACATCATTCGTGGCGCGTACTCGGCCACCCAGGTCGACAACCTCAAGCTCGGGGCGAAGAAGCCACCTTTTCCATACTCGGACGTGCGCCTGTTGCCCTACCTAAATCATTCGTTCTGGTTTTTACCGTCGGTTGCCTCGTGCCATGCGATGGCTAATCTGATCGCAGAAAAGCAGAACACTTTCTTCCACGACTACAAGGTCCTTACGGTGGCCGGACCAGGCGCCGGTGTGGGCCTGGCCGCGCTGCCACCGGTGCGCGCCGCCATCGGTAATGGGCACGACACGAAGACCATCACACTGTCGTGCGGCAAACTCACCACCGGAGTCACCGTGCCGCAGTGGTCGTCGATCTTGATGCTGCGCAATCTGAAGTCGCCAGAAACCTATTTTCAGGCTGCATTCCGGGTGCAATCCCCTTGGTCAATCAAGAACCCGAACGGCGACGACCCCAACGTAGAGTTTACACTCAAACCTGTCTGCTACGTGTTCGATTTCGCTCCTACACGGGCTCTCCGTCAGATTGCCGAGTACGGCGTGGGACTGCGGCCCGAAGCCGCCAACCCCGAGGAAGCGGTAAAAGAACTCGTTTGCTTTCTGCCGGTTCTGGCGTATGACGGTTCCTATATGGTCGCGGTGGATGCTGGCGCGATTCTCGACACCGCGATGACCGGCACCTCCGCAACGCTGCTGGCGCGCAAATGGGAGTCGGCGCTACTGGTGAACGTCGACAACGAGACCTTACCTCAGAATTTCACGGTGGCCCGGGTTCTGCTGTGGCGGTCTGCGGGGCGGCAGCTTTGTCGAGGTTTTGAGGCTGGGGGTAGGCGGCGGCGCCGCGTGTCGTGCGGTGACGCCGGGTCCTTTATCCCGGGGGTGGTTACTCCTTTCTTGGGGTCGAGAGGGCATAGGGGCCTGTGGGTCAGGGTATGGCGCGGACCCTGTTGA
- a CDS encoding Eco57I restriction-modification methylase domain-containing protein, protein MTDQVAFSLRNRNPDVLTCIANLSNDEVFTPPELARQVLDLVADAWAGANDGANIWADSTATFLDPFTKSGIFLREITARLTEGLKDEIPDLHERVDHILTKQVFGIAITQLTAMLARRSVYCSKFANGDHSVARSFTAPDGNIWFKPLEHSWIGTTDVVETADGDGKPVRRGVNGRCSYCGASQTTLDRGPGLETHAYAFIHTNDIKARIAELFGVEMQFDVIIGNPPYQLNDGGGSGSSASPIYQKFVEQAKKLEPRLLTMIIPSRWFTGGKGLDEFRDAMLADGHIRRINDYPISADVFPKNGPKGGVCVFLRDRDHPGDCEVETHFKGETSTSIRPLAEPGSDVFIRYHTGVSVLQKVAAIEGEKPKSLSLANDRRFADLVSVRRPFGFASTFRGRSDAAKGDVRLLQKGGLAYVARSEITVGKPLIDAWKVFVGFAAPGTGDKDTYPHRIISTPFLGEPGTVCTETYLAIGPFATQGEAESALSLRISRWPGFCCGGLRGGSFVEVLRLGVGGGAACRAVTPGPLSRGWLLLSWGREGIGACGSGYGADPVEGVGEFLCPGPGLGDPQDQVAGSFDQPGRGVQQPVAQGGGFGFGQWAVQE, encoded by the coding sequence GTGACTGATCAAGTTGCGTTCAGTCTGCGCAACCGAAACCCGGACGTGTTGACCTGCATCGCGAATCTGTCGAACGACGAAGTGTTCACACCGCCAGAGCTGGCACGCCAGGTGTTGGATCTCGTCGCGGACGCATGGGCTGGCGCCAACGATGGGGCGAACATCTGGGCCGACAGCACGGCGACGTTCCTCGATCCGTTCACAAAATCGGGCATTTTTCTGCGCGAGATCACAGCCCGCCTCACCGAAGGCTTAAAGGACGAAATCCCGGACCTGCACGAGCGCGTCGATCACATCCTCACCAAGCAGGTCTTCGGCATCGCGATCACCCAACTCACCGCGATGCTGGCGCGTCGGAGTGTCTACTGCTCGAAGTTCGCAAACGGCGACCACTCCGTAGCCAGATCGTTCACGGCCCCGGACGGCAACATCTGGTTCAAACCTCTGGAACACAGCTGGATCGGCACCACAGACGTTGTCGAGACCGCCGACGGGGACGGCAAACCCGTCAGACGTGGTGTCAATGGCCGTTGTTCCTACTGCGGCGCGAGTCAGACGACGCTCGACCGCGGCCCCGGTCTGGAAACCCATGCCTACGCCTTCATCCACACCAACGATATCAAGGCTCGCATCGCCGAGCTGTTCGGAGTAGAGATGCAGTTCGACGTCATCATTGGCAACCCCCCGTACCAGCTCAACGACGGCGGCGGTAGCGGTTCTAGCGCCTCTCCGATTTATCAGAAATTCGTGGAACAGGCTAAGAAGTTGGAGCCGCGGTTACTCACGATGATCATCCCCTCGCGGTGGTTTACCGGCGGAAAGGGACTCGACGAGTTCCGAGATGCGATGCTCGCAGACGGTCACATTCGTCGCATTAACGATTACCCGATTTCAGCTGATGTGTTCCCCAAGAACGGACCCAAGGGTGGGGTGTGCGTTTTCCTACGGGATCGCGACCATCCTGGGGACTGCGAGGTGGAAACCCACTTCAAAGGAGAAACATCCACATCTATCCGCCCCCTCGCCGAACCGGGCTCAGACGTTTTCATCCGCTACCACACGGGAGTATCGGTGCTCCAGAAGGTAGCAGCGATTGAAGGAGAGAAACCGAAGAGCCTTTCCCTTGCGAACGACCGCCGATTTGCCGACCTGGTCAGTGTCCGTCGACCCTTCGGCTTTGCCTCCACCTTCAGAGGGCGAAGCGATGCAGCGAAGGGGGATGTGCGTCTGCTCCAGAAAGGTGGCCTCGCCTACGTGGCACGCAGCGAGATCACAGTCGGCAAGCCTCTGATCGATGCATGGAAGGTCTTCGTCGGATTCGCGGCCCCCGGCACCGGCGACAAGGACACTTATCCCCATCGCATAATCAGCACTCCATTTCTCGGAGAGCCGGGGACCGTGTGCACCGAGACTTACCTCGCGATCGGCCCGTTCGCGACACAAGGTGAAGCCGAGAGTGCGCTTAGCCTCAGAATTTCACGGTGGCCCGGGTTCTGCTGTGGCGGTCTGCGGGGCGGCAGCTTTGTCGAGGTTTTGAGGCTGGGGGTAGGCGGCGGCGCCGCGTGTCGTGCGGTGACGCCGGGTCCTTTATCCCGGGGGTGGTTACTCCTTTCTTGGGGTCGAGAGGGCATAGGGGCCTGTGGGTCAGGGTATGGCGCGGACCCTGTTGAGGGCGTCGGCGAATTCTTGTGCCCAGGGCCAGGTTTGGGGGATCCGCAGGATCAGGTAGCGGGATCGTTTGATCAGCCGGGCCGCGGCGTGCAGCAGCCGGTAGCGCAGGGTGGCGGGTTCGGCTTTGGCCAGTGGGCCGTCCAGGAGTAG
- a CDS encoding DNA methyltransferase produces the protein MADHGEVFTPLWIVDAMLNLVKGESERVDSRFLEPACGSGNFLVPVLIRKLATVHTRYGQSEFERRHHALLALMSIYGIELLDDNVAECRENLLAIFADYLGIAEGEPFHTAAAAVLTANIVHGDALTMTTRTSCPAPITFAEWSYLGKGRFHRRDFRFDTMTKMSSFDEEDTLFADLGKHEIFTPTTDYGTLSVADIAGGDPGQ, from the coding sequence GTGGCAGACCACGGTGAAGTATTCACCCCCCTGTGGATCGTGGACGCGATGCTGAATCTGGTCAAAGGCGAGTCAGAGCGCGTCGACTCGCGTTTCCTGGAGCCTGCGTGTGGCTCGGGTAACTTTCTGGTGCCGGTGCTGATCCGAAAGCTCGCCACGGTCCACACCCGATACGGGCAGAGCGAGTTCGAGCGGCGTCATCATGCCCTACTGGCGCTGATGTCCATCTACGGCATCGAGCTGCTCGACGATAATGTGGCTGAATGCCGCGAGAACCTGCTAGCGATCTTCGCCGACTACCTGGGTATCGCTGAGGGGGAACCCTTTCACACCGCGGCGGCCGCAGTGCTGACTGCGAACATCGTCCACGGCGACGCACTGACGATGACGACCCGGACGAGCTGCCCTGCGCCGATCACCTTCGCCGAGTGGTCGTATCTGGGCAAAGGTCGCTTTCACCGCCGGGACTTCCGGTTTGACACGATGACCAAGATGTCGTCGTTTGACGAGGAGGACACTCTCTTCGCCGATCTGGGCAAGCACGAAATCTTCACCCCCACAACCGACTACGGGACCCTGTCGGTCGCCGATATTGCAGGCGGAGACCCAGGGCAGTGA
- a CDS encoding IS256 family transposase, translating into MAEMFTEETLDSLIKDAVKTGTPIDGADGLLNQLTKAVLERALNAELTHHLGYEAGDPAGRGSGNSRNGTTPKTVTTVNGPVQIDAPRDRNGSFEPAIVPKKTRRLNNINSVVLSLYSRGMTTRDIEAHLQEVYGASVSRELISNITEVVVDEIKAWQARPLDEVYPILYIDGLRLRIGDNGVITTKVAYLAIGVDLEGRKHALGCWIQDSEGAKFWQKVVIDLRNRGVRDILIACCDGLTGLPDAIRSIYPDTVVQTCVVHVIRNAMRFVSYKDRKKVATAMRAIYSAPTVDGAELALKEFDQQFGAQYPGAIDVWHNAWGEFVPFLDYPVELRKIVYTTNAIESINFQLRKITKNRGHFTDKDAAMKLLYLGLRNISSERGGYSGTGTHNWTVALNTLARLFPGRIPLC; encoded by the coding sequence CTGGCCGAGATGTTCACCGAAGAGACGCTGGACTCGTTGATTAAGGATGCGGTGAAGACCGGGACCCCGATCGACGGCGCGGACGGTTTGCTGAACCAGCTGACTAAGGCCGTGCTGGAGCGGGCGCTGAATGCGGAGCTAACCCACCATCTGGGCTATGAGGCCGGCGATCCGGCCGGACGCGGATCGGGAAATTCGCGCAACGGCACCACGCCGAAAACGGTGACCACCGTCAACGGCCCGGTGCAGATCGATGCGCCGCGTGATCGCAACGGCTCGTTTGAGCCGGCGATTGTGCCGAAGAAGACCCGCCGGCTCAACAACATCAATTCGGTGGTGTTGTCGCTGTATTCACGGGGAATGACCACCCGCGATATCGAAGCCCACCTGCAGGAGGTCTATGGGGCGTCGGTGTCGCGGGAGTTGATCTCCAATATCACCGAGGTGGTGGTCGATGAGATCAAGGCCTGGCAGGCCCGCCCGCTCGATGAGGTCTACCCGATCCTCTACATCGATGGGCTGCGGCTGCGGATCGGCGACAACGGGGTCATCACCACCAAGGTCGCCTATTTGGCCATTGGCGTGGATCTGGAGGGCCGCAAACACGCCTTGGGCTGCTGGATCCAGGACTCCGAGGGGGCGAAGTTCTGGCAGAAGGTCGTCATCGACCTGCGCAACCGCGGGGTGCGCGACATCCTCATCGCCTGCTGCGACGGGCTGACCGGTCTGCCTGATGCGATCCGCTCGATCTATCCCGATACCGTGGTGCAGACCTGCGTCGTGCACGTCATTAGGAATGCGATGCGCTTCGTGTCTTATAAGGACCGCAAGAAGGTCGCCACCGCGATGCGGGCGATCTACAGTGCGCCGACCGTCGATGGAGCCGAACTCGCACTCAAGGAGTTCGACCAGCAATTCGGCGCCCAATATCCGGGTGCAATTGACGTGTGGCACAACGCCTGGGGGGAATTCGTTCCGTTCCTGGACTATCCGGTGGAGTTGCGCAAGATCGTCTACACCACCAATGCGATCGAGTCGATCAACTTCCAGTTGCGCAAGATCACCAAGAACCGTGGTCATTTCACGGACAAGGACGCCGCGATGAAGTTGCTGTACCTCGGGCTGCGCAACATCTCCAGCGAGAGAGGAGGCTATTCGGGTACTGGAACGCACAACTGGACTGTGGCGCTCAACACACTCGCCAGACTATTCCCTGGGCGAATCCCATTGTGCTAG
- a CDS encoding RipA family octameric membrane protein translates to MDLGEPQEARERRAMSEPAEALPDPRVLDIYKLVVEMADRVSARRALANAFFLTVNTTLVAVVGLSTTQPDSTLRFIAVCVAGVAVSVCWWLLLRVYRRLNSAKFAVINKIEDEHLPVKPYTDEWTELMPDDDATSRRARLGKALRELGGVERIVPVVFGLLYIALLVGRLVT, encoded by the coding sequence GTGGACCTGGGAGAACCTCAAGAAGCTCGTGAACGGCGCGCGATGAGTGAACCAGCTGAAGCACTGCCCGACCCGCGGGTCCTGGACATCTACAAGCTGGTCGTCGAGATGGCGGACCGCGTCTCGGCCCGACGGGCGTTGGCCAATGCCTTCTTTCTCACCGTGAACACCACCCTGGTCGCGGTGGTCGGGTTGTCTACCACGCAGCCGGATTCCACCCTGCGGTTCATCGCGGTGTGCGTGGCTGGTGTCGCGGTGTCCGTGTGTTGGTGGCTCCTTCTCCGCGTCTACCGCAGGCTCAACTCGGCCAAGTTCGCGGTGATCAACAAGATCGAGGACGAGCACCTTCCCGTCAAGCCATACACGGACGAGTGGACGGAGCTGATGCCCGATGATGACGCAACCAGCCGCCGTGCACGGCTCGGCAAGGCCTTGCGCGAACTGGGCGGTGTCGAGCGCATCGTGCCGGTCGTCTTCGGTTTGCTGTATATCGCGCTCTTGGTTGGCAGACTGGTGACATGA
- a CDS encoding TIR domain-containing protein yields MVQRAFVSFDYDNDARLKDLLIGQSKNPDSPFEVHDWSIKTASPTWREEARRRIRASGLVIVLCGKYTHLATGVGIELGIAQAEDVDYFLLAGYQEGSTRPTTAKATDKMYKWTWENLKKLVNGAR; encoded by the coding sequence GTGGTGCAACGAGCCTTCGTCAGCTTCGACTACGACAACGACGCACGGTTGAAAGACCTACTGATCGGCCAATCGAAGAATCCCGACTCGCCGTTCGAGGTACACGACTGGTCCATCAAGACGGCCTCACCGACATGGCGTGAAGAGGCCCGACGCCGCATCCGTGCGAGCGGGTTGGTGATCGTCTTGTGCGGCAAATATACCCACCTCGCAACGGGTGTCGGCATTGAGCTAGGCATCGCCCAGGCCGAGGACGTGGACTATTTCCTCCTCGCCGGATACCAGGAAGGCTCGACCCGACCGACGACGGCAAAGGCGACCGACAAGATGTACAAGTGGACCTGGGAGAACCTCAAGAAGCTCGTGAACGGCGCGCGATGA
- a CDS encoding PIN domain-containing protein: MYRAVLDTCALVPSLQRDFLLQLATEEAYAPVWGSGILFELDYVLAGLHDKRGIGDSATRRQHLFDQLTQAFPGSEVHAPKDRDYNYGLNDPDDGHVAHAAIIGKADAIVTDDRRAGFGTADVLMEADIETVHPHQFAANTVSAHPQAGVRALREMSNRRTNPPQTPEQILELLVTRHNMTEVAEILLPLLAEDARRPG, from the coding sequence GTGTATCGCGCTGTCCTCGACACGTGCGCCCTTGTGCCGAGCCTCCAGCGTGACTTCCTGCTGCAGCTGGCCACCGAGGAGGCGTACGCGCCCGTGTGGGGGTCGGGGATTCTCTTCGAATTGGATTACGTACTCGCCGGCCTACACGACAAGCGCGGGATCGGCGACAGCGCCACTCGCCGACAGCACCTTTTCGACCAGCTGACGCAGGCGTTTCCGGGCTCAGAGGTTCACGCACCCAAAGACCGCGACTACAACTACGGCCTCAATGATCCCGATGACGGCCACGTCGCCCACGCCGCGATCATCGGCAAAGCCGACGCCATCGTCACCGACGATCGTCGGGCCGGGTTCGGCACAGCGGACGTGCTCATGGAAGCCGATATCGAGACCGTGCACCCACATCAGTTCGCCGCCAACACAGTGTCAGCGCACCCGCAAGCAGGCGTGCGTGCATTGCGAGAGATGTCGAATCGCCGAACCAACCCGCCGCAGACCCCGGAACAGATCCTTGAGCTGCTAGTGACACGGCACAACATGACCGAGGTCGCCGAGATCCTGTTGCCGCTGCTGGCGGAAGACGCCCGACGACCAGGCTGA